One part of the Natronorubrum sediminis genome encodes these proteins:
- the dnaJ gene encoding molecular chaperone DnaJ, with translation MSEDFYDVLGVSSDASAEEIKQAYRTKATEYHPDVSDDPDAEEKFKKIQKAKQVLTDEDKRSAYDRMGHDRFEQAEKHGFDAGDAGAGGMGGGPFGGMGGGGGMGGGGLGDIFEQVFGGGGGGGRGRRRPRKGRDLRTELEIDLEEAYEGAQKQFSVHRPEECETCSGAGHPPDADSRTCSECQGQGQVTQVQQTPLGRVQQTTTCQRCEGDGTIYSEECNDCRGEGYVRNEATLTIDIPAGIQEGQTLRMEGEGAPSPEGGRHGDLLIDVRVREHEEFERDGNDLQYRLAISFPQATFGDTVEVPTLDGAAEFEIPSGTQSGETFRLEGKGMPRLRRRGQGDLFVQVQIVTPESLNSEQREALEAFAEAGGDEIEVADGFFEKIKRAF, from the coding sequence AGTTCTGACGCCTCTGCCGAGGAGATCAAGCAGGCGTACCGGACGAAGGCCACGGAGTACCATCCGGACGTCAGCGACGACCCCGACGCCGAGGAGAAGTTCAAGAAGATTCAAAAGGCAAAGCAAGTCCTCACGGACGAAGACAAACGATCGGCCTACGACAGAATGGGCCACGACCGCTTCGAACAGGCCGAAAAGCACGGCTTCGACGCGGGCGACGCCGGCGCTGGCGGTATGGGTGGCGGCCCGTTCGGCGGCATGGGCGGCGGTGGCGGTATGGGCGGTGGCGGACTCGGCGACATCTTCGAGCAGGTCTTCGGCGGCGGTGGCGGCGGTGGCCGCGGGCGTCGCCGTCCGCGGAAGGGCCGCGACCTCCGAACCGAACTCGAGATCGACCTCGAGGAAGCGTACGAGGGGGCCCAGAAGCAGTTCTCCGTTCACCGACCGGAGGAGTGTGAAACCTGTTCGGGTGCGGGCCACCCGCCCGACGCGGACTCACGAACGTGTTCGGAGTGTCAGGGCCAAGGGCAGGTGACGCAGGTCCAACAGACACCGCTGGGTCGCGTCCAACAGACGACGACGTGCCAGCGCTGTGAGGGCGATGGAACGATCTATTCGGAGGAGTGTAACGACTGTCGAGGCGAGGGCTACGTGCGTAACGAAGCCACGTTGACCATCGACATCCCTGCGGGCATTCAGGAAGGCCAGACGCTTCGAATGGAGGGCGAAGGTGCGCCGAGCCCAGAAGGGGGACGCCACGGCGACTTGCTCATCGACGTCCGCGTTCGCGAGCACGAGGAGTTCGAGCGCGACGGTAACGACCTACAGTATCGCCTCGCGATTTCGTTCCCGCAGGCGACGTTCGGCGACACCGTCGAAGTGCCGACGCTCGACGGGGCGGCGGAGTTCGAGATTCCCAGCGGAACGCAAAGCGGCGAAACGTTCCGACTCGAGGGCAAGGGCATGCCGCGACTCCGTCGGCGCGGGCAGGGTGACCTCTTCGTGCAGGTGCAAATCGTCACCCCCGAGAGCCTCAACAGCGAGCAACGCGAGGCGCTCGAGGCGTTCGCCGAGGCCGGCGGCGACGAGATCGAGGTTGCGGACGGTTTCTTCGAGAAGATCAAACGGGCGTTCTAA
- the hpt gene encoding hypoxanthine/guanine phosphoribosyltransferase gives MEKLVASLDDAPIIDKDGYEYLVHPISNGVPMLEPALLREVVIEVMQTADLDVDKIVAPEAMGIHLATALSLQTDIPLVVIRKRPYGLEGEVSLHQQTGYSESEMYINDVESGDRVVVVDDMLSTGGTLASICTALDDIGADISDIVVVMRKVGPSALDETQFEATSLLDITVEDGDVTVH, from the coding sequence ATGGAAAAGCTCGTCGCGTCGCTCGACGACGCACCGATTATCGACAAGGACGGCTACGAGTATCTGGTCCATCCGATCAGTAACGGCGTGCCGATGCTCGAGCCGGCTCTCTTGCGCGAGGTCGTCATCGAAGTCATGCAGACGGCCGATCTGGATGTCGACAAGATCGTCGCGCCCGAGGCGATGGGGATTCACCTGGCGACGGCGCTCTCGCTCCAGACCGACATTCCCCTCGTCGTGATCCGGAAGCGACCGTACGGACTCGAGGGCGAAGTGTCCTTGCACCAGCAGACGGGCTACTCGGAGTCGGAGATGTATATCAACGACGTCGAGTCGGGTGACCGCGTCGTGGTTGTCGACGACATGCTCTCGACGGGCGGGACGCTAGCGTCGATCTGTACCGCACTGGACGACATCGGGGCCGACATATCCGACATCGTCGTCGTCATGCGGAAAGTCGGCCCGTCGGCGCTCGACGAAACGCAATTCGAGGCGACGAGCCTACTCGATATCACCGTCGAAGACGGCGACGTGACCGTCCACTGA